One Corynebacterium appendicis CIP 107643 DNA window includes the following coding sequences:
- the rfbA gene encoding glucose-1-phosphate thymidylyltransferase RfbA — translation MKGIILAGGSGTRLYPITKGISKQLMPIYDKPMIYYPLSTLISAGIREILIITTPEDQDAFKRLLGDGSALGLMIEYAVQPSPDGLAQAFIIGEDFIGDDSVALVLGDNIFDGAELSRLMSEAYDPTGGAIFAYEVSDPERYGVVSFDEHGTATAIEEKPADPQSNFAVVGLYFYDNDVVEIAKTITPSARGELEITSVNEAYLQRGDLKVHRLHHGDVWLDTGTIDSMSEASAYVEVIQKRTGTVIGSPEVAAFREGFIGAAALEKLAEPMLKSGYGRYLLDAARERP, via the coding sequence ATGAAAGGCATCATTCTCGCCGGTGGATCGGGCACGCGGCTGTACCCGATCACAAAAGGCATCTCCAAGCAGCTGATGCCGATTTACGACAAGCCGATGATCTACTACCCGCTGTCCACGCTGATCAGCGCGGGGATCCGCGAGATCTTGATCATCACCACGCCCGAGGACCAGGACGCATTCAAGCGCCTGCTTGGCGACGGCTCCGCCCTCGGCCTCATGATCGAATACGCCGTCCAGCCCTCCCCCGACGGGCTCGCCCAGGCATTCATCATCGGGGAAGACTTCATCGGCGACGACTCCGTAGCGCTCGTCCTGGGTGACAACATCTTCGACGGCGCAGAACTCTCCCGACTGATGAGCGAGGCGTACGACCCAACGGGCGGCGCCATCTTCGCCTACGAAGTCTCCGACCCGGAACGCTACGGCGTGGTCAGCTTCGACGAGCACGGCACCGCCACCGCCATCGAGGAAAAGCCGGCTGACCCGCAGTCCAATTTCGCGGTGGTGGGACTGTACTTCTACGACAACGACGTGGTGGAGATCGCGAAGACGATCACCCCGAGCGCACGCGGCGAACTCGAGATCACTAGTGTCAACGAGGCCTACCTGCAGCGCGGCGACCTCAAAGTTCACCGTCTGCACCACGGCGACGTGTGGTTGGACACCGGCACCATCGACTCGATGAGCGAGGCCAGCGCGTATGTCGAGGTGATCCAGAAGCGCACCGGCACCGTCATCGGCTCCCCCGAGGTCGCAGCGTTCCGCGAGGGCTTCATCGGCGCTGCTGCTCTGGAAAAACTCGCCGAGCCGATGCTGAAATCCGGCTACGGCCGGTACCTTCTCGACGCCGCCCGGGAGCGCCCATGA
- a CDS encoding sugar nucleotide-binding protein, with protein MTATRIEGLTVHKLTVHGDNRGWFKENWAGTPPLRVEQNNVSFNTAKGATRGMHAEPWDKYVSVATGRVYGAWVDMREGSATYGETFGCEIGPDTAVFVPRGVANGFQALEDATTYIYLCNARWSPHAQYAFCSYKEIDWPLEPTEVSAKDNAHPPFIDASPVPPRRPLILGANGQLGRALRGILPDADFCGHEEFDLTWPVETMLESRDWSQYSAIINAAAFNDVNGAQTPGGRTAAWEVNALGPAKLAQIANRFDLTLVNVSTDYVFDGTVAEHTEGEVPSPLGVYGASKSAGEAAAAAAARHYVVRTSWVFGDGGNFMATMGRLAHKGVSPKVVNDQRGRPTWAEDLAKGIVHLLDTGADYGIYNITSSGDAATRDEIAMAVFVAAGADPADVHPVSSADYQAEFGPEAPRPAESTLTLDKIEATGFTPTNWRVALALYIG; from the coding sequence ATGACGGCAACGCGCATCGAGGGGCTGACGGTCCATAAGCTCACGGTTCACGGGGATAACCGCGGGTGGTTCAAGGAGAATTGGGCGGGTACGCCGCCGCTGCGCGTGGAGCAGAACAACGTCAGCTTCAACACCGCAAAAGGCGCGACGCGCGGGATGCACGCGGAGCCGTGGGACAAGTACGTCTCGGTGGCCACGGGGCGCGTGTACGGCGCGTGGGTGGACATGCGCGAAGGGTCCGCGACGTACGGCGAGACATTCGGCTGCGAGATCGGCCCCGATACGGCGGTGTTCGTGCCACGCGGGGTGGCGAATGGTTTCCAGGCGCTCGAGGACGCCACGACGTACATCTACTTGTGCAATGCGCGCTGGTCGCCGCACGCGCAATACGCATTCTGCTCGTACAAGGAGATCGACTGGCCGCTCGAGCCCACAGAAGTTTCCGCGAAAGACAACGCCCATCCACCGTTTATCGACGCTTCCCCCGTCCCTCCCCGCCGCCCCCTCATCCTCGGGGCAAATGGTCAGTTGGGCCGTGCTCTGCGGGGCATCTTGCCGGACGCGGATTTCTGCGGACACGAAGAGTTCGATCTGACTTGGCCAGTGGAGACAATGCTGGAGAGCCGGGACTGGTCGCAGTATTCGGCGATTATCAATGCGGCGGCATTCAACGATGTCAATGGAGCGCAAACGCCGGGAGGTAGGACTGCTGCGTGGGAAGTCAACGCCCTCGGCCCCGCAAAGTTGGCGCAGATTGCCAACCGGTTCGACCTGACACTCGTGAATGTCTCCACCGACTACGTCTTCGACGGGACGGTGGCGGAGCACACCGAAGGGGAGGTGCCGAGTCCGTTGGGGGTGTACGGGGCGTCGAAAAGCGCGGGTGAAGCTGCGGCTGCCGCGGCGGCGAGGCACTATGTTGTGCGCACGAGCTGGGTCTTCGGCGACGGCGGCAACTTCATGGCCACGATGGGGCGCCTCGCGCACAAGGGTGTGTCGCCGAAGGTGGTCAACGATCAGCGCGGGCGTCCGACGTGGGCGGAGGACCTCGCGAAAGGCATCGTGCATCTGCTGGATACGGGCGCGGACTACGGGATTTACAACATCACCTCCAGCGGCGATGCGGCGACGCGCGACGAGATCGCCATGGCTGTCTTCGTCGCCGCCGGCGCCGACCCCGCCGATGTACACCCGGTGAGCTCCGCGGACTACCAGGCCGAATTCGGCCCCGAGGCGCCACGGCCCGCCGAATCGACGCTCACGCTGGACAAAATCGAAGCCACCGGATTCACCCCGACGAACTGGCGCGTGGCACTCGCCCTGTACATCGGCTAG
- the rfbB gene encoding dTDP-glucose 4,6-dehydratase → MTTPSADRMLVTGGAGFIGANFVRMVAHRQPETKIVVLEALTYAGNAENLAGLDEDRVELVEGRVEDQSLVDKLCADAGTVVHFAAESHNDNSLRDPSPFVQTNLVGTFTLLESVRKYGNRFHHISTDEVFGDLAIDEAKRFTEETPYRPSSPYSATKAGSDHLVRAWVRSFGIDATISNCSNNYGPYQHVEKFIPRQITNLLTGRPAKLYGTGEQVRDWIHVDDHNDAVLAILERGRKGETYNIGADGEHSNKEIIELICELMGGEYEHVADRPGHDQRYAMDASKLARELGWRPQKRSMREGLEQTIAWYRDNAAWWRGAKDAVEQGYTARGQ, encoded by the coding sequence ATGACAACTCCCTCTGCGGACAGGATGCTAGTCACCGGCGGCGCCGGTTTCATCGGCGCGAATTTCGTGCGCATGGTGGCGCACCGCCAGCCGGAAACAAAGATCGTGGTGTTGGAGGCCTTGACGTACGCGGGCAACGCGGAGAATCTGGCGGGTCTCGACGAGGACAGGGTCGAGCTGGTCGAAGGCAGGGTGGAGGATCAATCACTCGTCGATAAGCTGTGCGCGGATGCGGGCACGGTGGTGCATTTCGCGGCGGAGTCGCACAACGACAACTCGCTGCGCGACCCGTCGCCTTTTGTGCAGACGAATCTGGTGGGCACCTTCACGCTGTTGGAGTCGGTGCGCAAGTACGGCAACCGGTTCCATCACATCTCGACGGACGAGGTCTTCGGCGACCTCGCCATCGACGAGGCGAAGCGGTTCACGGAGGAGACCCCGTACCGCCCGTCGTCGCCGTATTCCGCGACGAAGGCCGGCTCGGACCACCTGGTTCGCGCGTGGGTGCGGTCGTTCGGGATCGACGCGACGATATCGAATTGCTCGAATAATTACGGCCCGTACCAACATGTGGAGAAATTCATTCCGCGGCAGATCACGAATCTGCTGACGGGCCGCCCGGCGAAGCTCTACGGCACGGGCGAGCAGGTGCGCGACTGGATTCACGTGGACGACCACAACGACGCGGTGCTCGCGATCCTGGAGCGCGGCCGAAAAGGCGAGACATACAACATCGGCGCCGACGGCGAGCATTCGAATAAGGAGATCATCGAGCTGATCTGCGAGTTGATGGGCGGCGAGTATGAGCATGTCGCGGACCGTCCGGGGCACGATCAGCGGTACGCGATGGACGCGTCGAAACTCGCACGTGAGCTCGGCTGGAGGCCGCAGAAGCGCTCGATGCGCGAGGGCCTGGAACAGACGATCGCGTGGTACCGCGACAACGCGGCGTGGTGGCGCGGCGCGAAGGACGCAGTTGAGCAGGGCTACACGGCGCGCGGCCAGTAA